A window of Prevotella fusca JCM 17724 genomic DNA:
GCCTTGCCATACATTGGGTCGTCAGCTCTTATGCTATCATCACCGATGATGTCGGGCATGAGCCATGTCTGTAAGGAGTCGGGGTGATCACCACAGTTTTGGAAGTCATCAGTGATTACGGCATTAAGAAAATGAGCTGTAGCAGTCGACAGGAGTCGATTGCTACAGCTCATAGTTAATTTTAAGTTGCCCTTTACCGTTTCTGGTAATGGGAACTCAAGTCCGATACGTTCGCCTTTCCAGGCTGTTATTTCTTTCTTCTCACTTGCTTTTTTTTTACGGCAAGTAGTGCTTTTGTCTGATGTGCCTTTGCTGCATCTACCACGTACTTAGTGCGGTCAACGTAAGGAAGAATATCATATTCACCCTTAGTAATAGCCTTCAATGACAGACTCTTGAACTCAATATCATAACCGTCGTTCTGTCCACGGACTTCGTAGAGGAAACCGATGCGCTGATTCTTCATAAGAACCATTGTAGAGTAGCAAGAAGACTCGTCGGTTACACGCAGACCTTTCTTCCAGTTGCTGCCCAATGCGTCGGCGGTAGAGTAGTCAGCGTAAGATGCCAACTCCTTATAGAAGAAACCTACACTGTCACGACGTGCGCTAAGTGGTACTGACTGAAGAGCTACGAAAAGATTCTTGCCGTCAGCAACTCTCTTTGCAGGAACGATGAGAATACCACCGTTGCAGGCATTTACCTGCTTGCCAGTCATGTTCTGTGGCATTACTTCCTCGCCCCAGCTACCTGTAGCCTTCGCAGCATCTTTGTAAGTATAGATATTGAAGCGTCTGCCTCCGTAAACATCACGGCAGCTAAGTAATACGCTACCATCAGGCATTTCTTCAACCTTTGACTCGTCCTGTGCAATAGAAGGAGCCTTTGATGGAGTACCTAAGACATTCCATGTGCGACCGAAGTCATCAGAATAGATAACGAATGTACCGCAGCGGTCAACGCCCTTCTGACGAATAGGGTGTGCGATGTAAAGACGATAGAACTTTCCTTTGCGCACGTAACGGCTCTGCATAATCTTACCTGATGTCAGGAAGATACCATCTGGGTTGCCACCGTTAGGCAGCTTACCATCGTAGAGACCGTGAATCATTTCGGTAAGGTCGGTTCCATTGTCCCATGTCTTGCCACCATCAGTACTATGGAAGAAGTAAGCATGCTGTGGGTTCTGACGGGTTGCAGTCTGATAAGCACTCTTTCCTGCTACACAATGGAGCAACACATTGTCTGACGTACGGTCAGCAATGATACTTGGATCGCCGAAGGCGGTACGGATTGGGTCAGCTGCATGTTCGTTACCACGTGCCACGCAAACCGTATCAGACCATGTTTTACCGAAGTCCTTACTTGTCTTCATGACAACGTTAATCTGCCACAAACCATTTCTGTTATTCCATCCCACATCAGTGTGACTAAGACGGAAATCGCAAGTAGCTAACAGTGTTCCCTTACGTGTCTCAGTAATTGCAGGGATACGATAAGGAACTGGGCTGTTAGCTCTATCAAAAACGATGGTGGTAAAACCATCATCGTTCTTGATATTGTTGTTCTTGTCTGTTCCTACTGCACCTACTTGTAAGAGTGAGGCGCAGAGGGATACAGTTAATAAAATCTTTTTGTACATTTATTCTTATTTGTCGGAAAAATACTAAAACTTGTATTCAACAAATGCTTCCATTGCCTCGTAGCAAGCAAGTCCTAAGTCATCATAGAGCTTGGCAGTACCACGGTTGCGGTCTTCTGAACGCTGCCAGAAGAGACGCTCGTCATTGCCAAGGAATGGAGCACTTTCCATCTGACTCTGATGCTTCAGGATAGAGTTACGTTTTGCACGGAGTTCCTCTGGGCTGATAGGAACACACATCTCGATGTTCTCAATTTCCCATTCTGCCCATGCACCACGATACATCCATACGCGGCAGTCCTTCAGCCACTCTGACTTAGCTTCCTTCTCAAGGTCGATAGCAGCAAGAACGGCGTCTGTACACTTACGGTGAGTACCATGTGGGTCAGCCAAGTCGCCTGCTACATAAATCTGATGAGGCTGTACCTTGGTAATGAGTTCTCTAACGATGTTTACGTCTGCTTCGCCCATTGGGAGCTTCTCAATCTTACCAGACTCATAGAAAGGCAGGTCAAGGAAGTGAACATGGTCGAGTGGAATCTGATTGAAGGTAGAAGCTGTACGTGCCTCGCCACGACGGATAAGTCCCTTGATGGTACGAATGTCCTGTGTGTCGATGTCACCTTCCTTCTTATTCTTTAAGAACTCCTTAATCTCCTTGTACTTAGACTTGATAACCTCGTCTTGCTCACCAGCGAAGAGCTGATTGAAGCCATTGATGAAGTGCATGAAGCGTACAACTTCCTCGTCACCTACAGCAATGTTACCTGATGTTTCGTAAGCTACGTGAACATCATGTCCCTGCTGTACCAAACGGCGAAGTGTTCCACCCATTGAAATAACATCATCGTCAGGGTGTGGAGAGAATACAATCACTCTCTTTGGGAATGGATTAGCACGCTCTGGACGATAGGTGTCGTCAGCATCTGGCTTGCCACCTGGCCAGCCTGTAATTGTATGCTGGAGATCATTGAAGATCTTAATGTTTGCATTGTATGCTGAACCATAGAGTGCAAGGAGTTCGCTAAGACCATTCTCGTTGTAATCCTTATTAGTCAACTTGAGGATTGGTTTCCCTGTGACCTGGCAGAGCCAAACGAGTGCAGAACGTACCAGCTTGTCCGTCCATTTACAGGAAGCAACGAGCCAAGGGTGCTGGATACGTGTCAGCTTTGCTGCTGCTGAAAGGTCAATGGCAACGTGCGCATCGTTGTGTGTCTGCAGGAAAGATGCCGGAACCGCATCAGTAACCTTTCCTTCAACGGTCTTCTTGATGATGTCTGCCTTTTCTTCACCCCATGCAGTAAGGTATATCTTGCGAGCAGCGAGGATGGTGTTGACCCCCATTGTGATAGAACAGGGAGGAACTGATTCCTGTGAACCGAAGCTCATCTTCATTTCTTCACGTGCAGTCTCATCAATAAGGATGAGGCGTGAGGCTGATGTAATACTTGAACCAGGCTCATTGGTTGCAATGTTGCCCATGCGTCCGATACCCAAGAGAATAACATCAAGCCCACCCAGTACTTTGATGTGCTGCTCATACTGGCGGCAATGCTCCTGTACTTCATCCTGAGCAATGGTACCATCTGGTGTAAAGATGTTCTCAACTTCAATATCAATATGATTCAGGAAACGCTCCTTCAGTTGGTTGATGCTTCGGTTTACATTCTCAGCATTCAGTGGAAAATACTCATAGGCATTGAAGACGACAACATTCTTGAAACTAAGCCTTCCTGCCTCATGACGCTTGATAAGTTCCTGGAAGATTGGAGTGAGGGAGGAACCAGAGCCAACGCCCATAACATATTTTCTTCCTTCCTGTTCTCTCTTCTTGATATCAGCCTCAAGCTGGTTGGCTATGTTAACAGCGCCCTCTTCTATCGTTGGGAAGATGTCTGTCGGAACCTTCTCAAAGCGTGTGATTTCAGAGCGTTCTATGGCAGTTGCCGGATGATAAAACTCCTCAGGTATTTGATTGAGTACTATTTGTGAACTTAAATTCAGTTTCATTACAAGTTCTCCTTCTCTATGTCTTTAAAGTATTTGTATGTTTCTACAGTTAACTTGTCTGTTGCACTTTCATCACACACAATGATACCGTGCTCGTGCATCTGTAGAGCACTGATTGTCCATTTCTGTGTGAGCGGACCTTCTACAACAGCACGCAAAGCCTCGGCCTTGTTATGACCATTAACAAGAATCAATACCTCTTTTGCGTCCATTACTGTACCAACACCTACAGTCAATGCATGTACAGGGACTTTGTTTGGATCATTATCGAAGAAACGTGAGTTTGCAATACGTGTGTCTGAAGTCAAAGTCTTGATGCGTGTACGTGAGCGAAGTGATGAACCTGGCTCGTTGAAAGCGATATGTCCGTCGGGACCAATACCACCGAGGAAGAGGTCGATGCCGCCTGCTTCACGAATCATATCCTCATAGTGCTGGCACTCTGCCTCAAGGTTTTCTGCGTTACCATTCAGAATATGGATGTTCTCTTTTGGACAGTCTATGTGGTTGAAGAGGTGCTCAGCCATGAAAGAGTGGTAGCTCTGTGGATGACTCTCTGGCAGTCCGACATACTCGTCCATGTTGAATGTAACCACGTTCTTGAAGCTCACTCTGCCTTCTTTGTAAGCCTTTACCAACTCTGCATACATTCCTTCCGGTGATGAACCAGTTGGCAAGCCGAGTACAAATGGCTTCTCTTGATTCTTAGCAGCATTGATGCGCTCAATGACGTAGTTGGCTGCCCATTTAGATAACTGTTCGTAGTTGGGTTCTATGATTAATCTCATAATCTATTGGTTTTAATTATTTTGGTTTGGTTTTATGTTAATAATTCTCTTCTATTTTTATGCTTCAATCTTTTCTTTTTTCGTCTTGTCTTCGTATGTGAATGGAACGAACCATGTTATCAGCAGCGCTGGGATGGTACATACCAATACGAAGATAAAGAACTGACGATAACCTAACATGTCACTGAAAATACCACTCAACATACCTGGTAACATTACACCCAAGTTCATGATGCCACTTGCAAAAGCATAGTGTGCCATCTGGTGTTTACCAGGTGCAATCTGCTGCATCATAAAGAGTGAGAGTCCAACAAAGCCGAAACCATAGCCGAAGTATTCCATAACAATAGCCCCACCAATCAACCAAAGATTCTCTGGTTGATAGACTGCTAATAAAGTATAGGCGATAAATGGAATGTTAAAGATTAATGCGAGGGAGAAGAGGCTCTTCTGCAATCCTCTCCATGCAATGTAATAACCCGCAAGGATAGAGCCAATAACGAAGGCTGCAGCACCGAAGGTTCCATAACAGAGTCCAATCTCTTGTTCACTTAATCCCAAACCTTGTTTGGCACGTGATGCCTTAAGGAAGAGAGGAACAATCTTCATTACAAAACCCTCTGCAAAACGATAGAGGATAATGAAGAATATATAATATATAATGTGTTTCTTCTTGAAGAAGTCAATGAATACCTCTATAAGTTCGTTTAATGATTCTTTTAATGACTTTGGCGAATCTGTTGTTGCCTTCTTTGGGTTTGGAAGGATAAAGATGTGGTAACAGCCTATCACTATCATAATTGTAGCAATAATAAGCATGATAAACATCCATGCCTTTGTTACACCAAAATGCTCAATGAATGTACCTGCAAGGTAGACCAATCCACCTGTTGCAGCAATCTTAGCAATGTTATAGAAGGCTCCCTGCCAACCAATCCAGCGTGCCTGTTCTTCATTTGAGAGTACAGACATATAGGTTCCGTCTGCAGCAATATCATGCGTAGCACCACTCAGCGCAATAACTGCAAGTATTGCAATCGTGACAGAAAAGAAGAATGGAAGATGAAGGGCAAAGGCTACTAATGCAAAAAGCACACCTGTAAGTAGCTGTGTCAGAACAACAAAGAATTTCTTTGTTTTATAAATCTCTAAAAACGGACTCCATAAGGGCTTTAAGGTCCAAGGAAGCATGATGAGGGAGGTCCAAAAGGCTATCTGTTTATCAGATACTCCCATTCCTTTATACATAAGTGTACAAACCATGTTGAGCACAACGAAAGGCATACCCATGGCAAAATAAAGCGTAGGAACCCATGTTGCTGGACTATGCACCATCTTGTTTTCCTCTTTTAGGTTCTTAGGGTTTAGACTCATTTTCTTTAATTAATATTTTCTAAGAAAGTAACAGCTGAAGAGCTACTTGTACTTATCTGCGAGGCTTCATTTAACTTTAATTTACCAATGAGATAGGTTTGTAGCTCTTAAAGCTATACTTCTTTGATTTCAGACCTAATATATAACTCATAGAAATGTATTTTATTGTATGCGTTTTTGGTTTATTCGATGAAAATATCTAATTTTGCCGCAGAATTTCATTTTTGCATTTATAAATCATTACCTATATTCTTATGTGGCTGAATTCTTATTCCCATTTTTTGAAGGCAACGATAGCTTGTACAGGCTTATTATTCTCATCGGTAGTTCTTCCTGTGGTTCATGCCCAGGAACAGAATGTTGTTGTAATTAATCCGACGGATTCCCCTGCTGATATTGTTCATAAGGCAGCAAATGTTGTTCCGTCTGAACGTCAGTTCAACTGGCAGCGTCAGGAACTTACAGCTTTCTTGCATTATGGTGTAAATACTTATACTGGTAGAGAGTGGGGCGATGGCAAGGAGTCACCGGCTATCTTCAATCCTACTGACCTCGATGCAGACCAGTGGATACGTGAGTTGAAATCGGCTGGTTTCAAGTGTGCCATCCTTACCTGTAAGCATCACGATGGTTTTTGTTTGTGGCCATCAGCCTATACAGAGCATAGCGTGAAGCATTCTCCATGGAAGGATGGTAAGGGCGACGTGGTACGTGAGGTGAGCGATGCCTGCAAGAAGTATGGTATGGATTTCGGCGTTTACCTTTCTCCTTGGGACCGTAATTCGGAACTTTATGGAACTGAGGCTTATAACGATTTCTTTGTTAAGCAGTTGACAGAATTGCTGACCCTGTATGGTAAGGTGAGCGAAGTGTGGTTTGACGGTGCTTGTGGTGAAGGTCCTAATGGAAAGAAACAGGAGTATGACTTCGTACGATGGTATGAACTTATCCGTAAGTTGCAGCCAGAGGCAGTGATTGCTGTAATGGGACCTGACGTGCGTTGGGTTGGTACTGAAACTGGTCGTGGTCGTGAGATGGAATGGAGTGTTGTTCCAAAGGATAATCTTGACCAGGATGCAATTGCAAAGAATTCACAGCAGGAGGTGTTGACTGCACCTGTTGGCGATATGATGGGGCAGGACCTCGGTAGCCGTAAAAAGATTGAGAAGGCAAAGTCACTTGTCTGGTATCCGGCTGAGATTGACGTCTCTATCCGTCCAGGTTGGTTCTATCATGAGGCACAGGACAGCAAGGTGAAGTCGCCAAAGGAACTGATGGATATCTATTTTACTTCTGTCGGAATGAATGGTGTACTTCTGTTGAATCTCCCTCCTAACAAGGAAGGTAAACTTGCTGATGCCGATGTTAGGAGTCTTCGTGGTTTCCGTCAGTTGTATGCTACTACCTTTACTGATAATCTCTTGGCAAATGCTAAGGTTACTTGTGCGCTTTCAGAGGGTAAGAGTCGCAATGTCGTTGACCATAATTATGATACATCTGTATTGCCAAAAATGAAGGATGGTAAAGCTGTCTTCCAGTTCAAACTGAAGAATCCAGCTACTTTCAACGTTCTTTCTGTGCAGGAGGATATCCGCAAGGGACAGCGTGTAGAGAAGTTCTCACTTGAGGTGAAGGATGCAAAGGGCAACTGGAAGAGGGTGACAGAGGGTACAACCGTAGGCCATAAGCGTTTGTTGAAGTTCCCTGTAGAGACTGCTAAGGAGGTGCGCCTTATCATCAGTGAGGTGCGTGCCGTACCTGCTATCTCTGAGATTGGTTTGTACCGATTAAGAGATTAGGCTATTATTCTAAGGCTTATTACAATAAGTTATATAAAAAAGGACGCACAGTTTGTGCGTCCTTTTTTATATAATAATACTTATTCTTTATTACAATATCAGTTCTTATTTATCTCAAAGTATGTTGATTTTTGATTTCGACCTGCTTTGCAATCTCTCTTAATAGTTCATTGCTAATGGCAATAGAGAGTTGTGGAACATTTCGGTTGTTTATAGTAGAAATAACTTTAGCTTTGCCGAAAATATCCTGTGTTAGTTGTTGGTCCTTACGCAAAGCATCAGCGTATGGTCCACAAGCGAGGATAACTGTGTCGAAATGTGACCAAAATGATTTTGTTTCTTTCATAAGGTCAAAGCGTTGACGGATATTTTCTTCTG
This region includes:
- a CDS encoding sialidase family protein, coding for MYKKILLTVSLCASLLQVGAVGTDKNNNIKNDDGFTTIVFDRANSPVPYRIPAITETRKGTLLATCDFRLSHTDVGWNNRNGLWQINVVMKTSKDFGKTWSDTVCVARGNEHAADPIRTAFGDPSIIADRTSDNVLLHCVAGKSAYQTATRQNPQHAYFFHSTDGGKTWDNGTDLTEMIHGLYDGKLPNGGNPDGIFLTSGKIMQSRYVRKGKFYRLYIAHPIRQKGVDRCGTFVIYSDDFGRTWNVLGTPSKAPSIAQDESKVEEMPDGSVLLSCRDVYGGRRFNIYTYKDAAKATGSWGEEVMPQNMTGKQVNACNGGILIVPAKRVADGKNLFVALQSVPLSARRDSVGFFYKELASYADYSTADALGSNWKKGLRVTDESSCYSTMVLMKNQRIGFLYEVRGQNDGYDIEFKSLSLKAITKGEYDILPYVDRTKYVVDAAKAHQTKALLAVKKKQVRRKK
- a CDS encoding glucosamine-6-phosphate deaminase yields the protein MKLNLSSQIVLNQIPEEFYHPATAIERSEITRFEKVPTDIFPTIEEGAVNIANQLEADIKKREQEGRKYVMGVGSGSSLTPIFQELIKRHEAGRLSFKNVVVFNAYEYFPLNAENVNRSINQLKERFLNHIDIEVENIFTPDGTIAQDEVQEHCRQYEQHIKVLGGLDVILLGIGRMGNIATNEPGSSITSASRLILIDETAREEMKMSFGSQESVPPCSITMGVNTILAARKIYLTAWGEEKADIIKKTVEGKVTDAVPASFLQTHNDAHVAIDLSAAAKLTRIQHPWLVASCKWTDKLVRSALVWLCQVTGKPILKLTNKDYNENGLSELLALYGSAYNANIKIFNDLQHTITGWPGGKPDADDTYRPERANPFPKRVIVFSPHPDDDVISMGGTLRRLVQQGHDVHVAYETSGNIAVGDEEVVRFMHFINGFNQLFAGEQDEVIKSKYKEIKEFLKNKKEGDIDTQDIRTIKGLIRRGEARTASTFNQIPLDHVHFLDLPFYESGKIEKLPMGEADVNIVRELITKVQPHQIYVAGDLADPHGTHRKCTDAVLAAIDLEKEAKSEWLKDCRVWMYRGAWAEWEIENIEMCVPISPEELRAKRNSILKHQSQMESAPFLGNDERLFWQRSEDRNRGTAKLYDDLGLACYEAMEAFVEYKF
- the nagB gene encoding glucosamine-6-phosphate deaminase, which translates into the protein MRLIIEPNYEQLSKWAANYVIERINAAKNQEKPFVLGLPTGSSPEGMYAELVKAYKEGRVSFKNVVTFNMDEYVGLPESHPQSYHSFMAEHLFNHIDCPKENIHILNGNAENLEAECQHYEDMIREAGGIDLFLGGIGPDGHIAFNEPGSSLRSRTRIKTLTSDTRIANSRFFDNDPNKVPVHALTVGVGTVMDAKEVLILVNGHNKAEALRAVVEGPLTQKWTISALQMHEHGIIVCDESATDKLTVETYKYFKDIEKENL
- a CDS encoding MFS transporter, translated to MSLNPKNLKEENKMVHSPATWVPTLYFAMGMPFVVLNMVCTLMYKGMGVSDKQIAFWTSLIMLPWTLKPLWSPFLEIYKTKKFFVVLTQLLTGVLFALVAFALHLPFFFSVTIAILAVIALSGATHDIAADGTYMSVLSNEEQARWIGWQGAFYNIAKIAATGGLVYLAGTFIEHFGVTKAWMFIMLIIATIMIVIGCYHIFILPNPKKATTDSPKSLKESLNELIEVFIDFFKKKHIIYYIFFIILYRFAEGFVMKIVPLFLKASRAKQGLGLSEQEIGLCYGTFGAAAFVIGSILAGYYIAWRGLQKSLFSLALIFNIPFIAYTLLAVYQPENLWLIGGAIVMEYFGYGFGFVGLSLFMMQQIAPGKHQMAHYAFASGIMNLGVMLPGMLSGIFSDMLGYRQFFIFVLVCTIPALLITWFVPFTYEDKTKKEKIEA
- a CDS encoding alpha-L-fucosidase — its product is MWLNSYSHFLKATIACTGLLFSSVVLPVVHAQEQNVVVINPTDSPADIVHKAANVVPSERQFNWQRQELTAFLHYGVNTYTGREWGDGKESPAIFNPTDLDADQWIRELKSAGFKCAILTCKHHDGFCLWPSAYTEHSVKHSPWKDGKGDVVREVSDACKKYGMDFGVYLSPWDRNSELYGTEAYNDFFVKQLTELLTLYGKVSEVWFDGACGEGPNGKKQEYDFVRWYELIRKLQPEAVIAVMGPDVRWVGTETGRGREMEWSVVPKDNLDQDAIAKNSQQEVLTAPVGDMMGQDLGSRKKIEKAKSLVWYPAEIDVSIRPGWFYHEAQDSKVKSPKELMDIYFTSVGMNGVLLLNLPPNKEGKLADADVRSLRGFRQLYATTFTDNLLANAKVTCALSEGKSRNVVDHNYDTSVLPKMKDGKAVFQFKLKNPATFNVLSVQEDIRKGQRVEKFSLEVKDAKGNWKRVTEGTTVGHKRLLKFPVETAKEVRLIISEVRAVPAISEIGLYRLRD